One Rhizobium acidisoli DNA window includes the following coding sequences:
- a CDS encoding precorrin-3B C(17)-methyltransferase: MSGALFVIGTGPGNPEQMTPEALAAVEAATDFFGYGPYLDRLQLRDDQLRHASDNREELDRAGAALSMAADGAKVCVVSGGDPGVFAMAAAVCEAIENGPAAWRAVDLTILPGITAMLAVAARAGAPLGHDFCAISLSDNLKPWNIIENRLELAAKAGFVIALYNPISRARPWQLGEAFKLLREHLPATTPVIFGRAAGRPDERIAVEQLSQADASMADMATCVIIGSAETRIVARPGRLDLVYTPRFMAGATR; the protein is encoded by the coding sequence ATGAGCGGAGCGCTTTTCGTGATCGGCACCGGCCCCGGCAATCCCGAGCAGATGACGCCGGAAGCGTTGGCTGCTGTCGAGGCGGCGACGGATTTCTTCGGTTACGGACCCTATCTCGACAGGCTGCAGCTCCGCGACGATCAGCTACGGCATGCTTCGGACAATCGCGAAGAGCTCGACAGGGCAGGGGCCGCACTTTCGATGGCGGCCGATGGCGCCAAGGTCTGCGTCGTCTCCGGCGGCGATCCCGGTGTCTTCGCCATGGCTGCCGCCGTCTGCGAAGCGATCGAGAATGGGCCGGCAGCCTGGCGCGCCGTCGATCTCACCATCCTGCCCGGCATCACCGCCATGCTGGCGGTGGCGGCGAGAGCCGGGGCGCCGCTTGGCCACGATTTCTGCGCCATTTCGCTGTCAGACAATCTAAAGCCTTGGAATATAATAGAAAACCGTCTCGAATTGGCGGCCAAGGCCGGCTTCGTCATCGCCCTTTACAATCCGATCAGCCGGGCGCGGCCCTGGCAGCTTGGCGAAGCCTTCAAGCTGTTGCGCGAGCATCTGCCGGCAACGACGCCGGTCATTTTCGGGCGAGCGGCCGGCCGGCCGGACGAGCGCATCGCCGTAGAGCAGCTGTCACAGGCCGATGCCTCGATGGCCGATATGGCGACCTGCGTCATCATCGGCTCGGCCGAGACCCGCATCGTCGCGCGGCCCGGCCGGCTGGACCTTGTCTACACGCCGCGCTTCATGGCGGGGGCGACGAGGTGA
- a CDS encoding bifunctional cobalt-precorrin-7 (C(5))-methyltransferase/cobalt-precorrin-6B (C(15))-methyltransferase, whose translation MSDVSPASGPRWLTIIGIGEDGPEGLGEEARRLIATAPAVFGGARHHALAASLITGERLYWQSPFERSVDALLQRRGTPVVVLASGDPFLYGVGATLSRHVAAEEMHTIPAPSAFSLAASRLGWPLQDVTTISLHGRPIDLIRPHLHPGRRILALTSDEKGPGELTTLLAATGFGQSRLTVLETLGGVRERRRNALAEDFDLADIDPLNVCALQIAAGEGARILPFAAGLEDELFEHDGQITKREIRAVTLSALAPCHGQLLWDIGAGSGSIGIEWMLADPSLKTIAIEQSPERAARVARNASAFGVPHLAVIEGTAPGALAGLPEPDAIFLGGGGSEPGVIDAAIAALKRGGRLVANAVTLEMEAMLLSEQAKHGGSLTRIDISRAGPVGSMSGWRPAMPVTQWRWIKG comes from the coding sequence ATGTCTGATGTCTCTCCTGCTTCAGGCCCGCGCTGGCTGACTATTATCGGCATCGGCGAAGATGGTCCAGAAGGGCTCGGCGAAGAGGCGAGGCGGCTAATCGCTACCGCACCGGCCGTCTTCGGAGGGGCGCGGCACCATGCGCTTGCCGCGTCACTTATCACAGGCGAAAGGCTTTACTGGCAGAGCCCGTTCGAACGCTCGGTCGATGCCCTCCTTCAAAGGCGCGGCACGCCCGTTGTCGTGCTCGCCTCCGGCGACCCGTTCCTCTACGGCGTCGGCGCAACGCTTTCCCGCCATGTGGCGGCCGAGGAGATGCACACCATCCCGGCGCCCTCGGCCTTCAGCCTTGCCGCGTCGCGCCTTGGCTGGCCGCTGCAGGATGTCACGACGATTTCGCTGCATGGCAGGCCGATCGACCTGATCCGGCCGCATCTGCACCCCGGGCGGCGCATCCTCGCGCTGACCTCCGACGAAAAGGGGCCCGGCGAGCTGACAACGCTGCTTGCCGCCACCGGCTTCGGTCAGTCGCGGCTTACAGTGCTCGAGACGCTTGGCGGAGTGCGGGAACGGCGGAGAAATGCCCTGGCCGAGGATTTCGATCTCGCCGACATCGACCCGTTGAACGTCTGCGCCCTACAAATCGCAGCAGGGGAGGGGGCTCGAATTCTGCCTTTCGCCGCCGGGCTCGAGGATGAGCTGTTCGAGCATGACGGGCAGATCACCAAACGCGAAATCCGAGCGGTGACGCTGTCGGCGCTGGCGCCGTGTCACGGTCAGCTGCTCTGGGATATCGGCGCGGGTTCCGGATCGATCGGCATCGAATGGATGCTGGCCGATCCCTCCCTGAAGACGATTGCCATCGAGCAGTCGCCGGAGCGGGCCGCGCGCGTCGCCCGCAACGCATCCGCCTTCGGCGTGCCGCATCTTGCCGTCATCGAAGGCACGGCGCCCGGCGCGCTGGCGGGCCTGCCGGAACCGGACGCGATCTTCCTCGGCGGCGGCGGCAGCGAGCCCGGCGTCATCGATGCCGCGATTGCTGCGCTCAAGCGGGGAGGGCGGCTGGTTGCCAATGCCGTGACGCTGGAGATGGAAGCCATGCTGCTTTCCGAACAGGCAAAACACGGCGGCTCGCTGACGCGGATCGACATATCGCGCGCGGGCCCTGTCGGCAGCATGAGCGGCTGGCGGCCGGCCATGCCGGTGACCCAGTGGCGCTGGATAAAAGGATGA
- the cobM gene encoding precorrin-4 C(11)-methyltransferase, with protein sequence MTVHFIGAGPGAADLITVRGRDLIGQCPVCLYAGSIVSPELLQYCPANARIVDTAPMSLDEIEAEYLSAAAAGQDVARLHSGDLSVWSAVAEQVRRLEKHGIAYTMTPGVPAFAAAASALGRELTIPAVAQSLVLTRVSGRASPMPNDETLARFGATGATLAIHLAIHALKQVVEELTPLYGSDCPVAIVVKASWPDERVLRGTLSDIEAKVAAEPIERTAIIFVGPSLAAEDFRESSLYDPAYQRRFRGRD encoded by the coding sequence ATGACGGTGCATTTCATCGGCGCGGGGCCCGGGGCTGCAGATCTGATCACGGTGCGTGGCCGCGATCTCATCGGCCAATGCCCGGTCTGCCTCTATGCCGGCTCGATCGTCTCGCCGGAACTGCTGCAATATTGCCCAGCGAATGCGCGCATCGTCGATACCGCGCCGATGTCGCTCGACGAAATCGAGGCGGAATATCTCAGCGCCGCTGCGGCCGGCCAGGATGTCGCCCGGCTGCATTCCGGCGATCTCTCGGTCTGGAGTGCGGTCGCCGAGCAGGTGCGCCGGCTGGAGAAACACGGCATCGCCTATACGATGACGCCCGGTGTGCCGGCCTTTGCCGCCGCAGCCTCGGCGCTCGGGCGCGAGCTGACCATCCCGGCCGTCGCCCAAAGCCTGGTTCTCACCCGCGTGTCCGGCCGTGCTTCACCGATGCCGAACGACGAGACGCTCGCCAGGTTTGGCGCGACGGGCGCGACGCTGGCGATCCATCTGGCAATCCATGCGCTGAAGCAGGTGGTGGAGGAATTGACGCCGCTTTATGGCAGCGACTGCCCGGTCGCGATCGTCGTCAAGGCCTCCTGGCCTGATGAGCGCGTGCTGCGCGGCACGCTGTCCGATATCGAGGCGAAGGTTGCGGCCGAGCCGATCGAACGCACTGCGATCATCTTCGTCGGCCCTTCGCTCGCAGCAGAAGATTTCCGCGAAAGTTCGCTCTACGATCCGGCCTATCAGCGCCGGTTCCGAGGTCGCGACTAA
- a CDS encoding TIM barrel protein, whose protein sequence is MTSIRFALNHMAAPSLAIDDFFALTKSLGIGSVEIRNDLSGNAILDGTKPEVIRQAAARHGLTIISINALQRFNEWNEARAREAQALIDYASACGAKALVLVPKNDGTGCADGERQANLRQSLTALKPMLEKAGIIGLVEPLGFEICSLRSKTEAAEAIKEFGAQSTFKLVHDTFHHHLAGEAATFPELSGLVHISGVSDPSVSVADMRDSHRVLVDGDDRLDNAGQIKALLQAGYNGPFSFEPFAAEVHAVEDPAAALRASMDYLTARV, encoded by the coding sequence ATGACTTCGATCCGCTTTGCGCTCAACCATATGGCAGCGCCGTCGCTTGCCATCGATGATTTCTTCGCACTGACAAAGTCGCTCGGCATTGGCTCAGTCGAGATCCGCAACGACCTTTCCGGCAACGCCATTCTCGACGGCACCAAGCCCGAAGTGATCAGGCAAGCCGCGGCCCGTCATGGGCTGACGATCATCTCGATCAACGCGCTGCAGCGCTTCAACGAGTGGAATGAAGCCCGCGCGCGCGAAGCGCAGGCGCTGATCGATTATGCCAGCGCCTGCGGCGCCAAGGCGCTGGTCCTCGTTCCGAAGAATGACGGCACCGGCTGCGCCGACGGGGAGCGCCAGGCCAATCTGCGCCAGTCCCTGACGGCACTGAAGCCGATGCTTGAAAAAGCCGGCATCATCGGCCTCGTCGAGCCGCTCGGCTTCGAGATCTGCTCGCTGCGCTCGAAGACAGAGGCGGCCGAGGCGATCAAGGAGTTCGGCGCGCAGTCGACCTTCAAGCTCGTGCACGACACTTTCCACCATCACCTTGCCGGCGAAGCCGCAACCTTCCCGGAGCTTTCCGGCCTCGTGCATATCTCGGGTGTCAGTGACCCCTCTGTTTCCGTGGCCGATATGCGCGATTCCCATCGCGTGCTCGTCGACGGCGACGACCGACTCGACAATGCCGGGCAGATCAAGGCGCTGCTGCAGGCGGGTTACAACGGCCCCTTCTCCTTCGAACCCTTCGCAGCCGAAGTGCATGCGGTCGAGGATCCGGCCGCAGCACTTCGCGCCAGCATGGACTATCTCACCGCGCGGGTTTGA
- a CDS encoding LacI family DNA-binding transcriptional regulator, with the protein MRRPTISDLARASGVSVATVDRVLNARHRVREETARRVYDAAQQIGYHAVGLIRQRVFEDLPQYKLAFLLQKPTQSFYQSFVREIETAARAVTTARIQTQVDFPSAATPAAIVEKIRTLAARNQAVALVGPDYPAVTTAVEELKERGIPVFSLLSDLATGVRDAYVGVNNRKVGRTAAWTIARTARKPGKVACFVGSHRFHGHELREIGFRSYFRENAPEFDVLDTLINLETAEITHEATLTLLQKHPDLVGLYVCGGGMEGAISAFREENVDGRIVLVVNELTPESKAGLADDIVTMVVATPLPALCKELLSLMVGAIEHGEAAVPGQSFLPFDVYISENI; encoded by the coding sequence ATGCGTCGTCCCACCATATCCGATCTCGCCCGCGCCTCCGGCGTCAGCGTCGCCACTGTCGACCGGGTTCTCAATGCCCGCCACCGCGTGCGGGAGGAGACGGCGCGGCGGGTCTATGATGCGGCCCAGCAGATCGGCTACCACGCCGTTGGCCTGATCCGGCAGCGGGTCTTCGAGGACCTGCCGCAATATAAGCTGGCTTTCCTGCTGCAGAAACCGACGCAGTCCTTCTACCAGAGCTTCGTGCGCGAGATCGAAACCGCAGCGCGTGCGGTGACGACCGCGCGCATCCAGACGCAGGTCGACTTTCCCTCCGCCGCAACGCCGGCGGCGATCGTCGAAAAGATCAGGACGCTCGCCGCCCGCAATCAGGCCGTTGCTCTCGTCGGCCCGGATTATCCGGCGGTGACGACGGCAGTCGAGGAATTGAAGGAGCGCGGCATTCCCGTCTTCTCGCTGCTCTCCGATCTCGCCACCGGCGTGCGCGATGCCTATGTCGGCGTCAACAACCGCAAGGTCGGGCGCACAGCCGCCTGGACGATTGCGCGAACGGCGCGCAAGCCCGGCAAGGTCGCCTGTTTCGTCGGCAGCCACCGTTTCCACGGCCATGAATTGCGGGAGATCGGCTTCCGCTCCTATTTCCGCGAGAATGCGCCGGAATTCGACGTCCTGGATACGCTGATCAACCTCGAGACCGCCGAGATCACCCATGAGGCGACGCTGACGCTGCTGCAGAAACATCCCGATCTCGTCGGCCTCTATGTCTGCGGCGGCGGCATGGAGGGGGCGATTTCCGCGTTCCGCGAAGAGAATGTCGATGGCCGGATCGTGCTTGTTGTCAACGAGCTGACGCCGGAGAGCAAGGCCGGCCTTGCCGACGATATCGTCACCATGGTGGTCGCGACGCCCCTGCCCGCTCTCTGCAAAGAGCTTTTGTCGCTGATGGTCGGCGCGATCGAGCATGGGGAGGCCGCCGTTCCCGGCCAATCCTTCCTGCCTTTCGACGTCTACATCTCGGAGAATATTTGA
- a CDS encoding fatty acid desaturase family protein: protein MAIEAQKRDYDLLGESGRAAVETGLAAAEWYHTDIPRKEMKALMQRSDAPGIRDTVIWLGSMLVLAGLGIYFRGSWIAVPFFLAYGVLYGSASDSRWHECGHGTAFKTRWMNDAVYQIACFMIMRNPVTWRWSHARHHTDTVIVGRDPEIAVMRPPDLFRLVLNFFGILDVWHAIVDMLRNAAGFIGAAEKTFIPEMEQPKAIRIARIWLAIYLATIAAAVAMGSILPLMLIGLPRLYGAWHHVLTGLLQHGGLADNVIDHRLNSRTVYMNPISRFIYWNMNYHVEHHMFPMVPYHALPRLHAMIKHDLPAPNASILSGYREMIPAFLRQLRNEDYFLKRELPATARPYREEFHNELAPAAQ, encoded by the coding sequence ATGGCGATCGAGGCACAGAAACGGGACTACGACCTGCTCGGCGAAAGCGGCCGCGCCGCCGTCGAGACGGGGCTGGCGGCAGCCGAATGGTATCACACCGATATTCCGCGCAAGGAGATGAAGGCGCTGATGCAGCGCTCCGATGCGCCTGGTATCCGTGACACCGTCATCTGGCTTGGCAGCATGCTGGTCCTTGCCGGGCTCGGCATCTATTTCCGGGGCTCCTGGATCGCTGTCCCCTTCTTCCTCGCCTACGGCGTGCTCTACGGCTCGGCCTCCGACAGCCGCTGGCACGAATGCGGTCACGGCACAGCCTTCAAGACGCGCTGGATGAACGATGCCGTCTATCAGATCGCCTGCTTCATGATCATGCGCAATCCGGTGACCTGGCGCTGGAGCCATGCGCGCCATCACACCGATACGGTCATCGTCGGCCGCGATCCCGAGATCGCCGTCATGCGGCCGCCGGATCTCTTCCGGCTGGTGCTCAATTTCTTCGGCATTCTCGATGTCTGGCATGCGATCGTCGACATGCTGCGCAACGCCGCCGGTTTTATCGGCGCGGCGGAGAAGACCTTCATTCCCGAGATGGAGCAGCCGAAAGCGATCCGCATCGCCCGCATCTGGCTGGCGATCTATCTTGCCACGATCGCCGCCGCGGTCGCCATGGGCTCGATCCTGCCGCTGATGCTGATCGGCCTGCCGCGCCTCTACGGCGCCTGGCACCATGTGCTGACCGGACTGCTGCAGCATGGCGGCCTGGCCGACAATGTCATCGACCATCGGCTGAATAGCCGCACGGTCTATATGAACCCGATCAGCCGCTTCATCTACTGGAACATGAATTACCACGTCGAACATCACATGTTCCCGATGGTGCCCTACCACGCGCTGCCCAGGCTGCACGCGATGATCAAGCACGACCTGCCGGCGCCGAACGCTTCGATCCTGTCAGGCTACCGCGAGATGATCCCGGCCTTCCTGCGCCAGCTGCGCAACGAGGATTATTTCCTCAAGCGCGAACTGCCGGCCACCGCGCGGCCCTATCGCGAGGAATTCCACAATGAGCTGGCCCCGGCCGCGCAATAA
- a CDS encoding MocE family 2Fe-2S type ferredoxin, protein MSGNWIEVCGKDEIDEEDVIRFDHGGRTFAVYRSPDDEFFATDGLCTHEQIHLADGLVMDEIIECPKHNGRFNYKTGEAKGAPVCVNLKTYPVKIEGGAVFISL, encoded by the coding sequence ATGAGCGGAAATTGGATCGAGGTCTGCGGCAAGGACGAGATCGACGAAGAGGATGTCATCCGCTTCGATCATGGCGGGCGCACCTTTGCGGTCTATCGCAGCCCCGACGACGAATTCTTCGCGACCGACGGGCTCTGCACCCATGAACAAATCCATCTCGCCGACGGCCTCGTCATGGATGAGATTATCGAATGTCCGAAGCATAATGGCCGCTTCAACTACAAGACGGGCGAAGCCAAGGGTGCGCCGGTCTGCGTCAATCTCAAGACCTATCCTGTCAAGATCGAAGGCGGCGCCGTCTTCATCTCGCTCTGA